In the genome of Deltaproteobacteria bacterium, the window AGCCCGGTGGCGATGATCAGCAGCACCAGGCCGAGCTCCTGGACCGGCAGCCCGAGCAGCGGGAAGTGCACCAGCAGCGCCGTCAGCGCTGCGATCTGGAAGCCGGTCTTCCACTTTCCGAGCGGCGACGCCCCGATCACCACGCCCTCCGCGCTCATCATCGCGCGCAGGGCCGTGACGGCGAACTCGCGCCCGAGGATCGCGATCACCAGCGGCAGCGCCCAGCTGGGGATCCTCCCGACCGCGACGAGCATCACGAACGCGGTCATCACCAGGAACTTGTCCGCGAGCGGGTCGAGCAGCTTGCCGATCCGGCTCTCGGTTCCGTGGAGGCGCGCGAGATAGCCGTCGAGCAGATCGGTGAGCGAGATCGCGAGGAAGCCGAAGCCCATGATCGCGCTCCACGCCGGCCCCTCGAACCAGGGCAGCAGGAGCAGCAGCGGCGTCAGCCCGATCCGCAGCAGAGTGATCGCGTTCGGGAGGTTCCAGAAGTTCTCGGTCACGGCTCCGACCGCGCGCGTCGCGCTATCTGCGGAAGTCGGCATGGTACTTCTTGTACAGCCGGAGCACCCGCTCGACGTAGCTGAGGGTCTCTTCGTACGGGGGCACGCCCCCGTGGCGCGTCACGGCCTCCGGGCC includes:
- the pgsA gene encoding CDP-diacylglycerol--glycerol-3-phosphate 3-phosphatidyltransferase; amino-acid sequence: MPTSADSATRAVGAVTENFWNLPNAITLLRIGLTPLLLLLPWFEGPAWSAIMGFGFLAISLTDLLDGYLARLHGTESRIGKLLDPLADKFLVMTAFVMLVAVGRIPSWALPLVIAILGREFAVTALRAMMSAEGVVIGASPLGKWKTGFQIAALTALLVHFPLLGLPVQELGLVLLIIATGLTVWSGYEYFAAYLAGRARP